The Aquipuribacter sp. SD81 DNA segment GGTCGGCCTCGCGCCGCGCGCGGCGCACGAGCGCGAGGTGGCCCTCGTGCAGCGCGCCCATCGTCATGACCACGGCGACGGTGCCCGGCAGGCCGTCGCGGACCGCGGCCAGCGAGGCCCGGTCGCGCACCACCACGGGACCGCCGGCGCTCACCACGCCCGGAACGCTACCCAGGCCCGTCGAGCGCCCGCGCGACGGCCTCGCCCGGCTCCGGTGCGAGCCTGCCGCCCGCCACCGCCCGCGCGAGGGTGGCGCGGGCGAGCGCGCGGTACGTCGGGAGGACGTGCTCGGCGCCGGGGCGGGCGGCGTCCGCGGCGGCGAGCGCCGCGACGTGCTCGGCCACCGTGCCCGCGTCACCACGGCGGACCGGTCCGGTCAGCGCCTCGTCGCCGCCGCGGACCGCGCCGTCGAGCGCCGCCTGCGCGAGCGGGCCGAGCAGGCCGGCCGGCGCCTCGACCCCGGCGTCGAGGAGCACCTGGCGTGCCTGCGCGAGGACCGTGACGAGGTGGTTCGCCGCGTGGGCGAGCGCCGCGTGGTAGGCCGGACGGACGGCCTCGGGCACGACGACCGGTTCCGCGCCCATCTCGATGACGAGGGCCTGCGCGACCGGCAGGACGGCCGCGGGCGCGGTGACGGCCATGCTGCAGCCGGGCAGCCGGGACAGGTCGAGGCTCGTGCCGGTGAACGTCATCGCCGGGTGGACCGCCAGCCCGATCGCACCGGCCGCCGTGGCCGGGGCGAGGACGGCGGTGCCGAAGCGGCCCGCGGTGTGGACGACCAGCTGGCCGACCTGCCACGCGCCGGTGGCGGCGAGCCCGGCGACGAGGTCCGCGAGCGCGTCGTCGGGCACCGCGAGCAGCACGAGCTCGGCCCGTCGCACCACCTCTGCGACGTCCAGGCGCGG contains these protein-coding regions:
- a CDS encoding Rossmann-like and DUF2520 domain-containing protein, with translation MREAGRLGVGVVGAGRVGAVLGSALRATGHAVVGASGVSDASRERIEQLLPGVPRLDVAEVVRRAELVLLAVPDDALADLVAGLAATGAWQVGQLVVHTAGRFGTAVLAPATAAGAIGLAVHPAMTFTGTSLDLSRLPGCSMAVTAPAAVLPVAQALVIEMGAEPVVVPEAVRPAYHAALAHAANHLVTVLAQARQVLLDAGVEAPAGLLGPLAQAALDGAVRGGDEALTGPVRRGDAGTVAEHVAALAAADAARPGAEHVLPTYRALARATLARAVAGGRLAPEPGEAVARALDGPG